The proteins below are encoded in one region of Bremerella sp. P1:
- a CDS encoding CCA tRNA nucleotidyltransferase encodes MSMNLEATRTFSIEIIQTLQAAGFQALWAGGCVRDLLLGKPSKDFDVATNATPDQVRDVFGHDRTLPIGASFGVITVQGGKRRGQVEVATFRTDLGYSDGRRPDDVRFSSAEEDAQRRDFTINGMFYDPIHKKVLDYVGGQRDLKNRLVRSIGNPYKRFEEDKLRMLRAVRFSSTFAFDLEMQTQHAVREYASHIHVVSAERIAAEMRRMLTDERRMIAVRMLRDLTLLHEILPEADSTVGHALRWSETYHSLERLPVGDFRVAMALLLRYACQDSLLNGKPLKPIYPADEVCRRWKLTNDEAKIIQWLLRYEHTIRHADQVAWPKLQRLLIADPAPLLIAMGYAVQRARDNSTVGVEHAESCLSLPEEELNPDPLLSGSDLIKAGFTPGPQFHRVLETIRDEQLEKRLNTTDEALAFAKANWE; translated from the coding sequence ATGAGCATGAATCTCGAAGCAACCCGAACTTTCTCGATCGAAATCATCCAAACGCTTCAGGCAGCCGGGTTTCAGGCACTCTGGGCAGGGGGGTGTGTGCGGGACTTGCTACTGGGAAAGCCGTCGAAGGACTTTGATGTCGCCACCAACGCCACCCCAGACCAGGTTCGCGATGTCTTCGGCCATGATCGGACCCTGCCGATCGGAGCTTCGTTCGGGGTCATTACCGTTCAAGGGGGAAAACGCCGCGGCCAGGTCGAAGTTGCCACGTTTCGGACCGATCTGGGATATTCCGATGGTCGACGGCCTGATGATGTTCGCTTCAGCAGTGCCGAGGAAGATGCTCAGCGGCGCGACTTCACCATCAATGGAATGTTCTACGATCCCATCCATAAGAAGGTGCTCGACTATGTCGGGGGACAACGCGATCTGAAGAATCGTCTCGTCCGCAGTATCGGGAACCCTTACAAGCGATTTGAAGAAGATAAGCTGCGAATGCTCAGAGCGGTTCGATTCAGCTCGACTTTCGCCTTTGATCTGGAAATGCAGACGCAGCATGCCGTTCGAGAGTATGCCAGCCATATTCATGTCGTCAGTGCGGAAAGAATCGCGGCCGAGATGCGGCGGATGCTGACCGACGAACGTCGTATGATTGCCGTGCGTATGCTGCGAGACCTCACCTTGCTGCACGAAATTTTGCCGGAAGCAGATTCCACGGTCGGCCACGCGTTGCGGTGGAGCGAGACATACCACTCCCTCGAACGTTTGCCGGTAGGTGACTTTCGGGTGGCAATGGCGCTACTACTAAGATATGCGTGCCAGGACAGTCTGCTTAACGGCAAGCCGCTCAAGCCCATCTATCCAGCTGACGAGGTATGTCGTCGTTGGAAATTGACCAACGACGAGGCCAAAATCATTCAATGGTTGTTGCGATATGAGCACACGATTCGCCACGCAGATCAGGTTGCCTGGCCAAAGCTTCAGCGGTTACTCATTGCAGATCCGGCACCACTTTTGATTGCCATGGGGTACGCCGTGCAGCGAGCCCGTGACAATTCGACGGTTGGTGTAGAGCATGCCGAGTCATGCCTGAGCCTTCCTGAGGAAGAATTGAATCCCGACCCGCTCCTTTCCGGTAGCGACCTGATAAAGGCCGGTTTCACACCCGGCCCGCAGTTCCATCGCGTGCTCGAGACAATTCGCGATGAGCAGTTGGAGAAGCGCCTGAACACGACAGACGAAGCCTTGGCTTTTGCCAAAGCAAATTGGGAATAA
- a CDS encoding ThuA domain-containing protein, translating into MRTLSLSWSCLLLFVLSASVFADDTKLKALIVDGQNNHGVWPKTTQMMKSYLEGSGKFTVDVETTGKKSTEGFAPSFKDYDVVISNYNGQRWPAATDEAFVEYVKNGGGFVVVHAANNAFGNWEEYNRIIGLGGWGGRNAKSGPYVYFNEDQDLVRDKSEGNGGHHGRQHPFQVVVRDSDHPITSGMPKSWMHTQDELYDKLRGPAENMKVLATAYADPATGGSGRHEPMIMTIDYGKGRIFHTPMGHADYSMECVGFITTLLRGTEWAATGKVTEAIPSDFPEPNAESKRPYEAEKN; encoded by the coding sequence ATGCGTACCCTATCGCTGTCCTGGTCTTGTCTGCTTCTGTTTGTTCTTTCCGCTTCTGTCTTCGCGGACGACACCAAGTTAAAGGCCTTGATCGTTGATGGTCAAAACAATCATGGTGTCTGGCCTAAAACGACGCAGATGATGAAGTCGTATCTCGAAGGTTCAGGCAAGTTCACCGTCGACGTGGAAACCACCGGAAAGAAGTCTACCGAAGGGTTTGCCCCCAGTTTCAAAGACTATGACGTCGTCATCAGTAATTACAACGGGCAACGCTGGCCGGCGGCTACGGATGAAGCCTTTGTCGAATACGTGAAAAACGGCGGTGGCTTTGTCGTCGTTCACGCGGCGAACAATGCGTTTGGCAATTGGGAAGAGTACAACCGCATTATCGGTCTAGGTGGTTGGGGCGGACGCAATGCTAAAAGCGGCCCGTATGTCTATTTTAACGAGGACCAGGATCTCGTCCGCGATAAGTCCGAAGGCAACGGAGGTCACCACGGGCGGCAGCATCCATTCCAGGTTGTTGTGCGTGACTCGGATCATCCAATCACTTCCGGCATGCCCAAGTCGTGGATGCATACCCAGGACGAACTGTACGATAAGCTTCGTGGCCCAGCCGAAAACATGAAAGTGCTTGCCACGGCCTATGCCGATCCAGCTACCGGTGGAAGTGGCCGACACGAACCGATGATCATGACTATCGACTACGGCAAGGGACGCATCTTCCACACGCCGATGGGCCACGCTGATTATTCGATGGAATGCGTCGGCTTCATCACGACACTGCTTCGCGGAACGGAATGGGCTGCGACTGGCAAAGTGACGGAAGCGATTCCGAGCGATTTTCCCGAACCTAATGCGGAGTCAAAGCGTCCGTACGAAGCGGAAAAGAACTAG
- a CDS encoding rhodanese-like domain-containing protein, giving the protein MSEETSLPIETTCLDVQELKNQNADFVLLDCREQNEFDLVRIDGSTLIPMSEIQDRLGELESHRQRHIVVHCHHGGRSMRVTQWLRQQGFPKVQNMAGGIHAWAQDIDPSMPTY; this is encoded by the coding sequence ATGTCTGAAGAAACCAGCCTACCGATCGAAACGACCTGTCTCGATGTCCAGGAACTGAAAAACCAGAACGCCGATTTCGTCCTGCTGGATTGCCGAGAACAGAATGAATTCGACCTGGTCCGTATCGACGGTTCGACGCTCATTCCCATGAGCGAGATTCAGGATCGCCTGGGCGAACTGGAATCTCACCGTCAGCGGCACATTGTCGTGCATTGCCACCATGGTGGACGCAGTATGCGAGTCACGCAGTGGCTGCGTCAACAAGGATTCCCCAAGGTGCAGAATATGGCTGGCGGCATTCATGCCTGGGCCCAGGATATCGACCCAAGCATGCCGACTTACTAA
- a CDS encoding DUF481 domain-containing protein: protein MGWFSPHSILLISLAALLTLASHSRAEDKASFDGIGLSYFEQTPTEKSDAEFVHYLMPEDDVQSSLTSVLELPPLPELPKPEEAKPAEPKPEEVEKPKEAKKDEKAKEEKPKEEEEDTYGYLEYVPYGQYYHVDYWLGQAKWKNSAELGLNGQTGNTESNSLRVGAKIKREGEGTIFSADIRHLRTSDEDGLTQNNAYVKHKLEWPLKIHKNWSVFEKTDIEYDEFKAFDMRLVFNGGVSYKPYKTDATDWTLSVGSGFSQEYGSPQKGIIPEATLGSELTHQITEKQSFQIKFEFFPAFEANQGYRSVTDASYTIALDHGLSLKLSAEDRYDSTPNNRKRNDLDYACLLIWQF from the coding sequence ATGGGATGGTTCTCTCCACATTCGATCTTGCTCATATCCCTGGCCGCGTTGTTGACGCTAGCGTCGCACTCGCGCGCAGAGGACAAAGCTTCATTCGACGGGATCGGGCTGAGCTACTTCGAGCAGACCCCGACCGAGAAATCAGACGCAGAATTTGTTCACTACCTGATGCCTGAGGATGACGTACAGTCCTCGCTGACATCGGTTTTGGAACTGCCTCCTCTTCCTGAACTTCCCAAGCCAGAGGAAGCGAAGCCTGCGGAGCCCAAACCGGAAGAGGTCGAGAAACCGAAAGAGGCTAAGAAAGACGAGAAGGCGAAAGAAGAGAAACCCAAGGAAGAAGAGGAAGACACCTACGGTTATCTCGAATACGTTCCGTATGGTCAGTACTACCACGTCGATTACTGGTTGGGACAAGCCAAGTGGAAAAACAGTGCTGAGCTTGGGCTCAATGGCCAAACCGGTAATACCGAATCCAACAGCTTGCGCGTTGGTGCCAAAATTAAACGAGAAGGGGAAGGTACCATCTTCTCTGCTGATATCCGACACCTTCGTACGAGCGATGAAGACGGGCTAACGCAGAACAACGCCTACGTGAAACACAAGCTGGAATGGCCGTTGAAGATTCACAAGAACTGGTCTGTGTTCGAGAAAACCGACATCGAGTACGATGAGTTCAAAGCCTTCGACATGCGGTTGGTGTTCAACGGCGGTGTGAGCTACAAGCCATATAAGACAGATGCGACGGATTGGACGTTGTCTGTCGGTTCTGGTTTTTCGCAGGAATACGGTAGTCCTCAGAAGGGGATTATTCCCGAAGCGACGCTTGGCTCTGAGCTAACGCATCAGATTACCGAAAAGCAGTCGTTTCAGATCAAATTTGAATTCTTCCCTGCATTTGAAGCAAATCAGGGCTACCGTAGCGTAACCGATGCGAGCTATACGATTGCGCTGGATCATGGGCTTTCGCTGAAGCTTAGTGCCGAAGATCGTTACGATAGTACGCCCAATAATCGCAAAAGAAACGACCTGGATTACGCCTGTTTGCTGATCTGGCAATTCTAA